One window from the genome of Lachancea thermotolerans CBS 6340 chromosome B complete sequence encodes:
- the PPN2 gene encoding putative serine/threonine-protein phosphatase (weakly similar to uniprot|P40152 Saccharomyces cerevisiae YNL217W Hypothetical ORF) has product MFEEFAKLMAKVNAKDENTHVVLLGDFTSKGPQSRAVVDYMREHQDSTHCILGNHEVNVMFAYLNHVGLEQRLSSGHARWRPLEFSSESYIPPRGQVNRMHRDVARELGEERLDWVAKHCPAELAIEFGPQTLVAVHAGLDPDLSREDVPKVKDITTMKYMLPEDHSKTSKFKFKHSRRWYKFWDGQHAPRNTTVFYGHDSSNGLTLRKRTKGLDSACVSGGQLSALEVVYRDGEYQEFLHQVECREMR; this is encoded by the coding sequence ATGTTTGAGGAGTTTGCCAAGCTCATGGCCAAGGTGAACGCGAAGGACGAGAATACCCACGTGGTGTTGCTGGGCGACTTCACCTCTAAGGGCCCGCAGTCCCGGGCGGTGGTGGACTACATGCGGGAGCACCAGGATTCGACACACTGTATCCTCGGAAACCACGAGGTCAACGTGATGTTTGCGTACCTGAACCATGTGGGGCTTGAGCAGCGCCTGTCGAGCGGGCACGCGCGCTGGAGGCCGCTCGAGTTCAGCTCGGAGAGCTATATCCCTCCGCGCGGTCAGGTCAACCGGATGCACAGGGACGTGGCGCGCGAGCTGGGCGAGGAGAGATTGGACTGGGTCGCGAAGCACTGTCCGGCCGAGCTCGCCATCGAGTTCGGTCCGCAAACGCTGGTCGCGGTGCACGCGGGGCTCGACCCAGACCTCTCGCGCGAGGACGTGCCCAAAGTGAAGGATATCACCACCATGAAGTACATGCTTCCCGAGGACCACTCCAAGACCtcgaagttcaagttcaagcactCGCGGCGCTGGTACAAGTTCTGGGACGGGCAGCACGCGCCCCGGAACACCACCGTTTTCTACGGCCACGATTCCAGCAACGGCCTGACCCTGCGGAAGCGCACCAAGGGTCTCGACTCCGCCTGCGTTAGCGGCGGCCAGCTGAGCGCTCTTGAGGTCGTTTATCGTGACGGTGAATACCAAGAATTTCTCCATCAGGTTGAGTGCCGGGAAATGCGCTAA
- the YPD1 gene encoding Ypd1p (similar to uniprot|Q07688 Saccharomyces cerevisiae YDL235C YPD1 Phosphorelay intermediate protein phosphorylated by the plasma membrane sensor Sln1p in response to osmotic stress and then in turn phosphorylates the response regulators Ssk1p in the cytosol and Skn7p in the nucleus) produces MNTVPIPAGVINWNTLNEIVSMDEDSPDFSKNLIIQYLEQANTTFDQIEQELQGNCDLEQLASLGHFLRGSSAALGLQRISWACERIQNLGRKREGGVEGQQLPDSHYAQLITNALQCARNEFKAAKAELSAFYKSEL; encoded by the coding sequence ATGAATACAGTGCCGATCCCAGCCGGGGTGATCAACTGGAACACGCTCAATGAAATAGTGTCAATGGACGAGGACAGTCCGgacttttccaaaaacttgataatTCAGTACCTCGAGCAGGCCAACACGACATTTGACCAGATAGAGCAGGAGCTGCAAGGAAACTGCGATCTCGAGCAACTGGCATCGCTGGGTCACTTCCTGCGTGGCTCGTCCGCAGCATTGGGGCTGCAGCGCATCTCGTGGGCATGTGAGCGCATTCAGAACTTGGGGCGCAAACGCGAGGGTGGCGTCGAGGGTCAGCAGCTGCCCGATTCGCACTACGCACAATTGATTACAAATGCTCTGCAATGCGCCCGAAACGAGTTCaaagctgcaaaagcaGAACTTTCTGCATTTTACAAGTCTGAACTTTAG
- the RAP1 gene encoding DNA-binding transcription factor RAP1 (similar to uniprot|P11938 Saccharomyces cerevisiae YNL216W RAP1 DNA-binding protein involved in either activation or repression of transcription depending on binding site context also binds telomere sequences and plays a role in telomeric position effect (silencing) and telomere structure) codes for MSQQDDFETPSTNAFEDALEHQSQHYEDGKPDTRSDKDASGKDEGAGSGGDDQQDIFQDLGFFIAHDESRQELEQLVSGHGGTVLSELPSGKSNKEFVVSTINASDLPTVTPTYIKTCCENNVLMKVQPFLVPYNEFRAVIDTQLQNESGEKPTAPADDASETAEQPVESPSTKPGEDKRPDADTPQPSETNGGPMASVTAESNAGSEDQGAGARRESVDSAKNSISGDESDVVKTPVAPSPPSARQPAASHNKSSFTEEEDEFILDVVRKNPTRRTTHTLFDEISHYVPKHTGNSIRHRYRVYLAKRLNFVYQVDSTGKLVRDDNGDLIKTTVLPKSLKNKFTASEDYALSVEVKKQFYRDIYQMDPDTGESLIKDINAPDGNLKGSFGAGSDERQNPGPSFKDFRVGERRGPVPREFFKKYADENPNHTENAWRDRFRKFLLTFGIDRYIEYYENEIAQSRVPQAMKNMTNRPKRPGVPTPGNYNSFAKKVKTLSQQQQQQAAAIIAANGGAIDPAALAFAIPEGDFLDEETLNFISGLRRDLSKIESAGGAAFAYPQEIAESIRNDFTNEEAQFDEIDPDKIPFPPALVTNELFMPQFFHFGSTREFLDKINEVISRDYEPSQAEKLVQDLCDDVGVRKTFSTSILTALSGDLMVFPRYFLCMFHFGSNPPMNIPGIWTREDDEMLRSGEESNIKKLTQKHGAGRIEMRKRFIASDLV; via the coding sequence ATGTCTCAGCAAGATGACTTCGAAACACCTTCCACAAACGCGTTTGAGGACGCGCTAGAACACCAGTCACAGCATTACGAGGATGGCAAGCCTGATACACGGAGCGACAAGGACGCGTCTGGCAAGGACGAAGGCGCCGGCAGCGGAGGTGACGACCAACAAGACATATTCCAAGATCTAGGTTTCTTCATTGCACATGACGAGAGTCGCCAGGAGTTGGAGCAGCTGGTCAGCGGCCACGGCGGGACTGTGCTTTCGGAGCTGCCCTCTGGCAAGTCCAATAAGGAGTTTGTTGTTTCCACGATAAACGCCTCAGACCTGCCCACAGTGACGCCGACGTACATCAAAACATGCTGCGAAAACAACGTGCTTATGAAGGTGCAGCCCTTCTTGGTTCCCTACAATGAGTTCCGCGCTGTGATAGATACTCAGCTCCAGAATGAAAGCGGGGAAAAACCGACAGCACCCGCGGACGACGCGTCAGAGACGGCGGAGCAGCCAGTTGAATCTCCGTCTACTAAACCTGGCGAAGATAAAAGGCCTGACGCAGACACCCCACAACCATCTGAAACGAACGGTGGGCCTATGGCTTCGGTCACAGCCGAGTCCAATGCTGGCTCCGAGGATCAAGGCGCTGGCGCCCGAAGAGAAAGTGTTGATTCCGCAAAGAATAGCATTAGCGGAGATGAGAGCGATGTCGTTAAGACCCCCGTGGCGCCAAGCCCACCCTCTGCGCGTCAGCCCGCCGCATCCCACAACAAGTCCTCATTCACagaagaggaggacgaATTTATCCTTGACGTAGTGCGTAAGAATCCCACAAGACGCACCACCCACACCCTTTTTGACGAGATTTCACACTATGTGCCTAAGCACACGGGCAACTCTATAAGGCATCGCTATCGGGTTTATCTTGCAAAACGGCTGAATTTTGTATATCAGGTTGACAGTACCGGCAAGCTGGTTCGAGACGATAATGGCGACCTTATCAAGACCACTGTTTTGCCAAAATCACTCAAGAATAAGTTCACTGCCTCAGAAGACTACGCGCTCTCCGTTGAAGTTAAAAAGCAGTTTTACCGTGACATTTATCAGATGGATCCTGATACTGGAGAGTCATTAATTAAAGACATAAATGCTCCTGACGGAAATCTGAAGGGCTCTTTCGGAGCTGGTAGCGACGAACGCCAAAACCCAGGAccctctttcaaagatttcCGGGTTGGCGAGCGCCGTGGCCCTGTTCCTagagagtttttcaaaaagtatGCTGATGAGAACCCAAATCACACCGAAAACGCGTGGAGAGATAGATTTCGCAAGTTCTTGTTAACTTTCGGTATTGACAGGTACATTGAGTACTACGAAAACGAGATTGCTCAGAGCAGGGTTCCACAAGCGATGAAGAACATGACAAACAGACCCAAAAGGCCAGGTGTCCCAACTCCAGGTAATTACAACAGCTTCGCCAAGAAAGTCAAGACGCTGtctcaacagcagcagcaacaggcTGCCGCTATTATCGCAGCAAATGGCGGGGCTATTGACCCCGCAGCACTTGCGTTCGCTATCCCTGAAGGTGATttcttggatgaagaaacGCTTAACTTCATTTCCGGTCTCAGACGCGACCTTTCCAAAATCGAGTCTGCTGGTGGTGCGGCTTTTGCGTATCCTCAAGAGATCGCAGAATCTATTAGAAATGACTTTACGAACGAGGAAGCCCAgtttgatgaaattgacCCTGATAAAATTCCCTTCCCACCTGCACTTGTTACCAATGAACTGTTTATGCCTCAGTTCTTCCACTTTGGTAGCACCAGggagtttttggataaaATCAACGAGGTTATATCCAGGGATTACGAGCCCTCTCAAGCTGAAAAGCTAGTACAAGATCTTTGCGACGATGTGGGTGTCCGTAAAACTTTCAGCACTAGCATTCTCACTGCCCTCTCAGGTGACTTGATGGTTTTTCCCAGGTACTTTCTCTGTATGTTCCACTTTGGCTCTAATCCACCCATGAATATCCCAGGCATCTGGACTCgagaagatgatgaaatgTTGAGATCTGGAGAGGAGTcgaacatcaaaaagttgacCCAAAAACATGGCGCAGGGAGAATCGagatgaggaaaaggtTTATCGCTAGCGATTTGGTATAG
- the MGS1 gene encoding ssDNA-dependent ATPase MGS1 (similar to uniprot|P40151 Saccharomyces cerevisiae YNL218W MGS1 Protein with DNA-dependent ATPase and ssDNA annealing activities involved in maintenance of genome interacts functionally with DNA polymerase delta homolog of human Werner helicase interacting protein (WHIP)) gives MNTSKSEQLISCPVCNLKVKYSAINSHLDKCTGDGKTSKKEPTLSSFLKGKRKQASDEPEIIEVEEKVKKPKSQPSKGENADVRNLQKIAHQPLSEKLRPKELAEYVGQQHIISSEHGVLYKFVQQGIIPSMILWGPPGVGKTSLARLLTKAVNQSHANGVTYTLIQTSATKATAQELRKIFENSRREFSLTKRITVVFIDEIHRFNKGQQDLLLPHVEAGDIVLIGATTENPSFQLNNALMSRCQIFVLTKLSTDEMCLVLSRGIAMLNKCRHLIWKVNHPLKLDRSVLEFVVDISMGDTRRALNLLEMIEVSTRDDAKELKEEDIREIINGNSTELRTYYDRQGENHYDTISAFHKSVRGSDENAALYYLARMLQGGEDPLYIARRMIRIASEDIGVLDNSLLPLAVAAHDAVMKVGLPEADLALAQCSVALARAPKSVQLYRAWKQVNAKLRENQNSFASCGIPMHLRNAPTKLMAELGYARDYKYNPDFENGEVAQDYFPDEVIAACDRQELKFMAGLHLGSQKDPEIAKQP, from the coding sequence ATGAACACATCAAAAAGTGAACAATTGATATCATGCCCCGTCTGCAACTTGAAGGTTAAGTACTCAGCTATCAACTCACACCTGGATAAGTGTACTGGCGATGGAAAGacaagcaaaaaagagCCCACCTTGAGTAGCTTTCTCAAGGGGAAGCGAAAGCAGGCCAGTGACGAACCAGAGATCATTGAGGTTGAGGAAAAGGTTAAAAAGCCCAAATCGCAGCCTTCAAAAGGTGAAAATGCAGATGTTAGGAACCTTCAGAAAATCGCACACCAACCTTTGAGCGAAAAGCTAAGACCTAAAGAACTTGCAGAGTACGTCGGTCAGCAGCATATTATCTCTTCAGAGCACGGGGTACTCTACAAGTTTGTCCAGCAAGGCATTATTCCTTCAATGATCCTTTGGGGTCCTCCAGGAGTAGGGAAAACGTCGTTGGCACGGCTTTTGACCAAGGCAGTCAACCAAAGCCACGCCAACGGGGTGACTTATACGCTAATTCAGACTAGCGCAACTAAAGCAACCGCACAGGAACTTCGaaagatctttgaaaattCCAGACGCGAATTTTCGCTAACTAAAAGGATTACGGTGGTTTTCATCGACGAGATTCACAGATTCAACAAGGGTCAGCAAGATCTCCTGCTGCCCCATGTAGAGGCAGGCGATATTGTATTGATTGGGGCGACCACGGAAAACCCCAGCTTCCAATTGAACAACGCTTTAATGAGTCGCTGTCAAATATTTGTTCTGACAAAGCTCAGTACTGACGAAATGTGCTTGGTGCTTTCGCGGGGCATTGCCATGCTCAACAAGTGCCGGCACTTGATTTGGAAAGTCAATCACCCACTAAAGTTGGACCGGAGTGTGCTGGAATTTGTGGTGGACATCTCAATGGGAGATACCAGAAGAGCCCTAAACCTGCTTGAGATGATCGAGGTTTCCACCAGAGACGATGCAAAAgagttgaaagaagaagacatTCGCGAGATCATCAACGGAAATTCTACGGAACTGCGAACATATTACGATAGACAGGGCGAGAACCATTATGACACAATTTCCGCGTTTCACAAGTCAGTGCGCGGAAGCGACGAGAACGCTGCGCTCTACTACCTTGCGCGTATGCTACAAGGAGGGGAGGACCCGCTTTATATTGCTCGCCGAATGATCCGAATAGCGTCAGAGGACATAGGCGTGCTCGACAATTCGCTACTGCCATTGGCGGTAGCTGCGCACGACGCGGTTATGAAGGTTGGCCTTCCAGAAGCGGATCTAGCACTGGCACAATGCAGCGTTGCGCTTGCCAGAGCGCCCAAATCTGTGCAACTATATAGAGCTTGGAAACAGGTGAATGCCAAGCTAagagaaaaccaaaactcGTTTGCGAGCTGCGGCATCCCCATGCATCTACGCAACGCACCAACGAAATTGATGGCGGAACTGGGGTACGCTCGGGACTACAAGTACAACCCAGATTTCGAAAACGGCGAGGTCGCGCAAGATTACTTCCCAGACGAAGTAATCGCGGCGTGCGATCGGCAGGAGCTGAAGTTCATGGCTGGACTTCACCTCGGCAGCCAAAAGGACCCCGAAATAGCTAAACAGCCCTGA
- the IES2 gene encoding Ies2p (some similarities with uniprot|P40154 Saccharomyces cerevisiae YNL215W IES2 Protein that associates with the INO80 chromatin remodeling complex under low-salt conditions), whose amino-acid sequence MDSDLSSVGSEDEIYEETPEVAEEELIGSEPEDDEYQYTPDDYEEDEETGQRSKSGSRSSRRAATNEPRASNRKRAPTDEFEEPGSSPAKRARRNGAIDLQNLDDDDDDDDDTSSASQQKLNSRNKMISELMDNTSRRSSKLTDQELQLRRAENARKRKNLSEKKLEEEKQDTINKLLRRRAGKSRAAMPAAQEQENDAANYVKPRRAYNAQGLVRTLRKKDVDIYATY is encoded by the coding sequence ATGGATAGCGACCTATCATCAGTCGGGTCAGAGGACGAAATCTATGAAGAGACACCCGAGGTTgcggaagaagagctgatAGGCTCCGAGCCAGAAGATGACGAATATCAGTACACACCCGACGActacgaagaagacgaggagaCGGGCCAACGATCCAAAAGCGGCAGCAGGTCCTCGCGTCGAGCGGCTACGAATGAGCCGCGTGCTTCTAATAGAAAGCGGGCGCCCACGGACGAATTTGAGGAGCCAGGATCGAGCCCCGCTAAGCGGGCCCGTCGCAACGGTGCTATTGATTTACAGAACCTggacgacgatgacgacgatgatgatgacaCAAGCAGCGCTTCCCAACAAAAGCTTAATAGCCGCAATAAGATGATCTCGGAGCTTATGGACAATACCTCCCGGCGGAGCTCTAAACTCACCGACCaggagctgcagctgcgcAGAGCAGAAAATGCTCGCAAGCGCAAGAACCTcagcgaaaaaaagcttgaggaagagaagcaagACACaatcaacaagctgcttCGCAGGCGTGCCGGCAAATCCAGAGCTGCGATGCCAGCAGCCCAGGAGCAAGAAAACGACGCCGCCAACTACGTCAAGCCCAGGAGGGCCTATAATGCTCAAGGGTTGGTTAGAACGCTGCGGAAAAAAGATGTAGACATTTACGCTACGTACTGA
- the GYP7 gene encoding GTPase-activating protein GYP7 (similar to uniprot|P48365 Saccharomyces cerevisiae YDL234C GYP7 GTPase-activating protein for yeast Rab family members including: Ypt7p (most effective) Ypt1p Ypt31p and Ypt32p (in vitro) involved in vesicle mediated protein trafficking) yields the protein MSTELLFCKSKVYVHCSKKAEDNIAGFLLITRDAQQPSLEATLSWIPERELSKLQLNELNRADGNTAKLAKIKKELILQAQYAAWAFCIKINSIYSIQFRAPSPSGWWYGSIAINSKNSHDQGSIPILFFHDKECASTQAKQKALNKSFDPFSGTDVYWGASDFRDAIMQLVDFKQTLVDPTVWLVNATLDDLRNFSPQDKKVEAEASTKDSTSPKFWDMLDQARWNVMSKFADFTSKSTNKVVNIWSQHPLVQFVDKHNNNPYVKKIMTNPKVQEIQDDFDSARIYLAKWALGVKEQAEKYQTANGLDDTYRRLLFNELGSDGEDVKLTDEELNIAMQRSHPLTRQKWDSFFDSEGRLLMTVQEVKDYIFHGGVADMELRKDVWLFLLEVYPWDSSLEERQVLTQTLRESYRANYKSKWEYRQPHSDEDEESYWHDQVLRVEKDVKRNDRDLSLYKYNTETGEAPASPQQDFDQGAEQVDSDVWTVKNPHLQSLRSILLSYNIYNNDLGYVQGMCDLLSPIYYILQDEELSFWAFVNFMRRMERNFLRDQSGIRDQMMALTDLCQLMLPKMSAHLAKCDSSNLFFCFRMLIVWFKREFEFEDVCSIWEVFLTDFYSSQFQLFFMLAVLQKNSAPVMNNLDQFDQVLKFFNELKGTMDWSDLMIRSELLFVKFKKIMDTLERRAELAEYTLLTSDGSVINESSAAASEQNALATQTSLITENLKQLMSKKIVIKREPARNKHSIR from the coding sequence ATGTCAACGGAGCTGCTATTTTGCAAGTCGAAGGTGTACGTGCACTGTAGCAAGAAGGCCGAGGACAACATTGCTGGATTCTTGCTGATTACGAGGGACGCACAGCAACCATCCCTTGAAGCCACTTTGTCATGGATTCCAGAGAGAGAGCTAAGCAAACTACAGCTGAATGAGCTCAACCGAGCTGATGGGAATACAGCAAAGCTAgcaaagatcaagaaagaATTAATATTGCAGGCGCAGTATGCCGCATGGGCGTTTTGCATTAAAATTAACAGCATTTATTCGATTCAGTTCCGCGCACCAAGCCCTAGCGGTTGGTGGTATGGTTCGATTGCTATcaactcaaaaaactcgCATGACCAAGGATCAATTCCCATACTGTTCTTTCATGATAAGGAGTGTGCGTCCACCCAGGCGAAGCAGAAGGCGTTGAACAAATCTTTTGATCCGTTTTCAGGAACAGACGTTTATTGGGGCGCAAGCGACTTCCGAGATGCAATAATGCAGCTTGTCGACTTCAAACAGACGCTTGTGGACCCCACGGTGTGGCTTGTTAACGCAACATTAGACGATCTCAGGAATTTTTCACCACAAGACAAGAAAGTTGAGGCCGAAGCCAGCACAAAAGACTCCACCTCACCCAAATTCTGGGATATGCTAGATCAAGCCAGATGGAACGTCATGTCCAAATTTGCTGACTTTACTTCGAAGTCTACTAACAAGGTGGTCAATATTTGGAGTCAGCACCCTTTGGTACAGTTTGTCGATAAGCACAACAACAACCCTTATGTCAAAAAGATTATGACCAATCCCAAGGTTCAGGAAATTCAAGATGATTTCGACTCTGCAAGGATTTACCTTGCAAAGTGGGCATTAGGAGTAAAGGAGCAAGCAGAGAAATATCAAACGGCAAACGGCCTCGATGACACCTACCGGcgccttcttttcaatgagCTAGGAAGCGATGGCGAGGATGTCAAGTTAActgatgaagagctcaatATAGCCATGCAGAGGTCCCATCCTCTAACGAGACAAAAATGGgactctttctttgactcAGAAGGGCGGCTGCTCATGACTGTGCAAGAGGTTAAAGACTACATCTTTCATGGAGGTGTTGCAGACATGGAGCTAAGAAAGGATGTGTGGCTCTTTCTATTAGAAGTTTATCCTTGGGactcttctttggaagaaaggCAGGTGTTAACTCAAACATTGAGGGAGAGCTACCGTGCAAATTACAAAAGTAAATGGGAGTACCGCCAACCGCATTcagatgaagacgaagaatcTTACTGGCACgatcaagttcttcgtgTTGAAAAAGACGTCAAACGTAATGATAGGGATTTGTCCCTGTACAAGTACAACACCGAAACGGGTGAAGCCCCTGCCTCGCCCCAGCAAGACTTCGATCAAGGAGCCGAACAAGTTGATAGCGATGTTTGGACAGTGAAGAAccctcatcttcaaagtctccGCAGTATCCTCCTGAGTTACAACATCTACAATAATGACTTAGGGTATGTGCAAGGAATGTGCGACTTGTTGTCGCCAATTTATTACATTCTTCAGGATGAAGAACTATCATTTTGGGCGTTTGTAAACTTTATGCGCCGTATGGAAAGGAACTTCCTTAGAGATCAGTCTGGCATCCGCGACCAAATGATGGCTCTGACTGACTTGTGCCAACTaatgcttccaaagatgAGTGCACATCTTGCAAAGTGTGATTCCTCtaacttgtttttctgCTTCCGCATGCTTATCGTCTGGTTTAAGCGTGagtttgaatttgaagacgTTTGCAGCATATGGGAAGTGTTTCTCACAGATTTCTACTCCTCACAGtttcagcttttcttcatgCTCGCTGTGCTCCAAAAAAACAGCGCTCCTGTTATGAACAATCTTGATCAATTCGATCaggttttgaagttcttcaatgaGTTGAAAGGAACCATGGATTGGAGTGATTTGATGATCCGGAGTGAGCTTCTGTTTGTtaagttcaagaaaatcatGGATACGCTTGAAAGGCGAGCAGAACTGGCGGAATACACTCTTTTGACAAGCGATGGGAGTGTCATCAACGAAAGCTCAGCTGCGGCTAGTGAACAAAATGCTTTGGCAACTCAAACTTCACTGATCACCGAAAATCTGAAACAGTTGATGTCTAAGAAAATAGTCATCAAGAGAGAGCCGGCTAGGAATAAGCACTCAATTAGGTAG
- the PHO13 gene encoding 4-nitrophenylphosphatase (similar to uniprot|P19881 Saccharomyces cerevisiae YDL236W PHO13 Alkaline phosphatase specific for p-nitrophenyl phosphate involved in dephosphorylation of histone II-A and casein) has translation MKTKYLFQSADCTRYLQKRANTIKKMTQTNSPVKVNSKEVAQELLDQYDTFLFDCDGVLWLGSHLLPHINETLEMLLSRGKKLYFVTNNSTKSRAAYTKKFASYGIKVTEDQIFTSGYASALYVRDTLKLTPGKDKVWVFGEAGITEELKLMGIESLGCNDPRLDEPFDISSSPFLKNGLDPDVKCVIAGLDTKINYHRLAVTLQYLQQPDVKFVATNIDSTYPSKGHILPGAGSMIECVAFSSGREPAACGKPNPNMLNAIVSSKKIDRSKCCMVGDRLNTDMRFGIEGKLGGTLLVLTGIETEEKALDSTGDHPLPKYYAEKLGDLYELTK, from the coding sequence atgaaaacaaagtaTCTATTTCAGTCTGCAGACTGTACTAGATATCTGCAGAAAAGGGCCAATACAATAAAGAAAATGACTCAAACCAATAGCCCTGTTAAGGTCAACAGTAAGGAAGTTGCGCAAGAACTTCTAGACCAATATGACACCTTTCTGTTTGACTGTGATGGTGTTTTATGGTTAGGATCGCATTTGTTGCCTCACATTAACGAAACTCTGGAGATGCTATTATCGCGCGGCAAGAAGCTGTACTTTGTCACCAACAACTCCACCAAATCCCGGGCTGCCTACACTAAAAAGTTTGCCTCTTATGGCATCAAAGTCACTGAAGACCAAATCTTCACCTCTGGATACGCGTCCGCGTTGTATGTTCGCGACACGTTGAAGCTTACCCCCGGAAAAGACAAAGTCTGGGTCTTTGGCGAGGCCGGCATAACCGAGGAACTGAAACTCATGGGAATCGAATCTTTGGGATGCAATGATCCAAGACTTGATGAACCCTTTGATATCTCTAGTTCGCCCTTTCTCAAGAACGGCCTTGACCCTGATGTGAAGTGCGTCATTGCGGGCCTGGACACCAAAATCAACTACCACCGCTTAGCTGTGACTTTGCAATACTTGCAGCAGCCTGACGTCAAGTTTGTCGCCACCAACATCGACTCCACATACCCCAGCAAGGGCCACATTTTGCCTGGTGCGGGCTCCATGATTGAATGCGTGGCTTTCTCCTCGGGGAGGGAACCTGCGGCATGTGGAAAACCCAACCCTAACATGCTAAATGCTATTGTcagctcgaagaagatAGATAGATCCAAGTGCTGCATGGTCGGTGACAGGCTCAACACTGATATGAGATTTGGCATCGAAGGGAAGCTGGGGGGCACTTTATTGGTTTTGACTGGTATCGAGACTGAGGAGAAGGCTTTAGACTCGACCGGTGACCATCCTTTACCAAAGTACTACGCTGAGAAGCTGGGAGACCTATATGAACTGACCAAATAG